The following are encoded in a window of Acidobacteriota bacterium genomic DNA:
- the thiE gene encoding thiamine phosphate synthase, with translation MIPRRRPQPSAIYGIADVRALAPTALPDAVEELADAGLEWIQLRWKEPDDRRFYDLVAATLERLEGRSVALWIDDRADLAALFPVAGVHVGQRDLPPAAVRRVVGPDCWIGQSTHDLDQVRRAHDDPDVDVVALGPIFPTVNKQNPDPVVGLDGLRQARAATDKPLVAIGGIDADRLPEVLAAGADSAAVLGAVTQAPRPRAVARLLAAATAAVEVQGGTAR, from the coding sequence GTGATCCCCCGGCGGCGCCCGCAACCGTCGGCGATTTATGGCATCGCCGATGTTCGGGCGCTGGCGCCGACGGCGCTACCGGATGCGGTCGAGGAGCTGGCCGACGCCGGCCTCGAGTGGATCCAGCTACGCTGGAAAGAACCCGATGATCGCCGCTTTTACGACCTGGTAGCGGCCACCCTGGAGCGCCTCGAAGGCCGTTCCGTCGCGCTCTGGATCGACGATCGCGCCGACCTCGCGGCCCTCTTTCCGGTGGCCGGGGTGCATGTCGGCCAGCGCGATCTGCCGCCGGCGGCGGTGCGTCGAGTGGTGGGGCCGGACTGCTGGATCGGCCAATCGACCCATGATCTCGACCAGGTGCGACGAGCCCACGACGACCCGGATGTCGACGTCGTCGCCCTGGGACCGATCTTTCCGACCGTCAACAAGCAGAATCCGGATCCAGTGGTCGGCCTCGACGGCTTGCGGCAGGCGCGCGCCGCCACCGACAAGCCCTTGGTCGCCATTGGCGGCATCGACGCCGACCGACTGCCCGAGGTGCTGGCTGCCGGTGCCGACTCGGCAGCGGTCTTGGGAGCTGTCACGCAGGCACCGCGGCCGCGAGCCGTAGCGCGCTTGCTGGCCGCCGCAACGGCCGCCGTCGAAGTCCAGGGAGGGACCGCACGATGA